TTCTGTTGCATCACCTGGGCCTTCATCTGCCCGCGCGCCTGACCCAAAACGCAGAGTTGTAGTGAAGACTTTTTGACACCTTCTATTGAAAATACTAAATTTAGATCCAGCAACTGCGGAAGTTGGGCTAGTCAAGTTGATCCCGTCAATCCTCTCAAAGAAATCTCGCCGGAACATCGGCGTCGGTTCCTGGGCGCGGCGATAGCAAGTCAGGCAAACATCAAGGCGCGGGCAAACGCCTCGGCCGCTTGTTCCTGCTCGCGCAGATTCAACGCGGGCGCGGGCGGCGTGTCCAAGCCTCCGGCGCAGGCATACAAACCGTGAAAGATTTCATGGCAGCAGGTGAACCGCACGCCAAAATCCTCCTGCAAGAATTGCCGGCGCACCGGTTGCATAAACAGGCGAATCGTCCGCGTGTCCCCTTCCCAAACCGCCAGCCGCGCCGTGGGAAAGTGCGGCGCATCTTCCGCCTCGCAGACCACACGCCACCCCATATCCGCCGCCAGGCGAAACGGGTTGTTGCCGAATCGTCTGATTGCCCACGCGGCCAACCGCCGTCCGCAGCTTACCGCTTCTGCCCGGCCCTCCCCTTGCTGTGGTCGTCGTGTCGGTATCATCCCGTCGTGCGCTCCAGATGGACGTCGGAGGAAGTCGAATCCGGGCCCCGGCCTTTGGCCGTGCCGGCGGCGGAGGCATTGATGGATTTGAGGTGTTTGCGTACGGTGCTGAATAACCAGGCCGTGAACAGCAGCCAGATCACCATGGCGGTGCTGTACAACAGCGTCCGCTGCAGCCCGCCCCAGGGCGTCAGATGAGTCAGGATGGTCGCGAGCAT
This genomic stretch from bacterium harbors:
- a CDS encoding ImmA/IrrE family metallo-endopeptidase, producing the protein MIPTRRPQQGEGRAEAVSCGRRLAAWAIRRFGNNPFRLAADMGWRVVCEAEDAPHFPTARLAVWEGDTRTIRLFMQPVRRQFLQEDFGVRFTCCHEIFHGLYACAGGLDTPPAPALNLREQEQAAEAFARALMFA